Proteins from a genomic interval of Bdellovibrio sp. GT3:
- a CDS encoding cryptochrome/photolyase family protein yields MVLFWFRRDLRLNDNAGLFHALKESTEVQPLFIFDTDILDKLDDKQDARVTFIYDTVSALKATLQKKKSDLWVRHGNALEVFKELLVQHNVAAIYTNHDYEPAARKRDAAIAKLAKSLKIEFKTYKDQTLFEKDEILTGQGKPYTVYTPYKNNVLKSLTPFYLKSYPNDLYESSYTKTKPEKMPTLKSLGFERSSLEFPPIELSSKMLKNYAKDRDLPAVEGGTSHLGLHLRFGTVSVRELAREGMKYSPVWLSELIWRDFFLQILWHFPEVEKRSFRPEYDKIAWRKSKADFTRWCEGRTGYPLVDAGMRELNQTGFMHNRVRMVVASFLCKHLLIHWYHGERYFAKKLLDYDLAANNGNWQWAAGSGCDAAPYFRIFNPETQADKFDPELKYIKKWVPEYGTDAYPEPMIDHNEARGRCLQAFTKALKNKGRPI; encoded by the coding sequence ATGGTACTATTTTGGTTTAGACGAGATCTGCGATTGAATGACAATGCGGGTCTATTTCATGCGTTGAAGGAATCCACCGAGGTTCAGCCCTTATTCATTTTTGATACGGATATTCTGGATAAATTGGACGATAAGCAGGACGCCCGGGTGACGTTTATTTACGACACCGTGAGTGCGCTTAAAGCCACCCTGCAAAAAAAGAAGTCTGATCTGTGGGTTCGCCACGGCAATGCCCTGGAAGTATTTAAAGAGTTGCTGGTGCAACATAACGTGGCGGCGATCTACACGAACCACGACTACGAGCCCGCGGCCCGCAAAAGAGACGCCGCTATTGCCAAGCTTGCAAAGTCCTTGAAGATTGAATTCAAAACCTACAAGGATCAAACTCTTTTCGAAAAGGACGAAATCCTCACGGGGCAAGGGAAGCCTTATACTGTTTATACGCCTTATAAAAATAATGTCTTGAAATCTCTGACTCCATTTTACCTGAAGTCCTATCCGAATGATCTTTATGAAAGTTCCTACACCAAAACCAAACCCGAAAAAATGCCGACGTTAAAGTCCCTGGGTTTTGAGCGTTCCTCATTGGAGTTTCCTCCGATTGAGCTCTCCAGCAAAATGTTAAAAAACTACGCCAAGGATCGTGATCTGCCGGCCGTGGAAGGGGGCACCTCGCACTTGGGTTTGCACCTGCGCTTTGGGACAGTCAGTGTCAGGGAGCTTGCGCGTGAGGGGATGAAATACTCTCCGGTGTGGTTAAGTGAACTTATCTGGCGGGATTTTTTTTTGCAGATACTGTGGCACTTTCCGGAAGTTGAAAAACGCAGTTTCCGCCCTGAATACGATAAAATTGCCTGGCGAAAATCGAAAGCCGATTTCACGCGCTGGTGTGAGGGGCGCACGGGGTATCCGCTGGTCGATGCCGGAATGAGGGAGCTTAATCAAACGGGCTTTATGCACAATCGTGTGCGCATGGTGGTTGCAAGCTTTCTATGTAAGCACTTGCTGATTCACTGGTATCACGGCGAAAGATACTTCGCGAAAAAACTTTTGGATTATGACTTGGCAGCGAACAATGGCAACTGGCAGTGGGCCGCGGGGTCTGGTTGTGATGCCGCACCTTACTTTAGAATATTCAATCCCGAAACTCAGGCGGATAAGTTTGATCCGGAATTAAAGTATATTAAAAAATGGGTGCCTGAATACGGCACTGACGCTTATCCTGAACCTATGATTGACCACAATGAAGCGCGGGGACGATGTCTACAGGCCTTCACCAAGGCTTTAAAAAATAAAGGACGACCGATATGA
- a CDS encoding EF-hand domain-containing protein, translated as MKTAVFWGASIALLTSTAMADQNNVLAVSKDVPMAVNSVSAGESVVGAPASGTVTRAGKDTMTIRLINSCFPTNLRAVTNPLAKSSLITADINLLIGTKTYNLGAEYPAVVVTKEGSGTVGNGQIANIKSSKVKMVPAGGTAAIFGNIVEFKTKIPTDVSVDDSGNITVSKATVALGAMKFEQEVLDCNTGPVFGDYGWSAQMPTYGCGDFMGKDGDVTATIGGFNVSPDRSIAEIFISFPGETGFCGGYWSPLMVFFDDKLPEFENVSDFPLNPGGKVYWPNADHPGFFLAMDRDKNGRIDQKNELFGDNSIDINGFEALRKLDTNKDGMIDAKDKDFQRLVLWKDKNGDGVSQKSEMSKASLKLTKISLKYEKNFESRGKNAEIRERSKFWYTDAKGKTKTGKIYDIWFAPYIQTNLADTK; from the coding sequence ATGAAAACAGCAGTTTTTTGGGGGGCTTCAATTGCATTGCTGACGAGCACTGCGATGGCAGACCAAAACAACGTTTTGGCCGTCAGTAAGGACGTTCCAATGGCTGTCAACTCGGTCAGTGCCGGGGAGTCAGTTGTGGGGGCGCCTGCATCTGGAACCGTCACACGTGCGGGTAAAGACACGATGACCATCCGGTTGATTAACTCGTGTTTTCCAACGAACCTGCGTGCAGTGACAAATCCTCTGGCGAAAAGTTCTTTGATCACAGCAGATATTAACCTGCTGATTGGGACCAAGACCTATAATCTGGGCGCCGAGTATCCGGCAGTTGTGGTGACCAAAGAGGGTTCCGGGACTGTGGGAAATGGTCAAATCGCCAATATCAAATCTTCAAAAGTGAAAATGGTCCCTGCGGGCGGAACCGCCGCGATTTTCGGTAATATCGTTGAGTTTAAAACAAAAATTCCAACCGATGTCTCTGTGGATGACTCAGGTAATATCACGGTTAGTAAAGCAACCGTGGCACTGGGTGCTATGAAGTTTGAACAAGAGGTTTTGGACTGTAACACCGGGCCCGTATTTGGTGATTATGGCTGGTCAGCGCAAATGCCGACGTATGGCTGTGGTGACTTCATGGGTAAGGACGGGGACGTGACGGCCACGATTGGTGGTTTCAACGTTTCTCCAGACAGATCCATTGCCGAGATCTTTATCAGCTTCCCGGGTGAAACCGGATTCTGTGGTGGTTACTGGTCGCCATTGATGGTGTTCTTTGATGACAAGTTGCCAGAGTTTGAAAACGTCAGTGATTTCCCTCTGAATCCAGGTGGAAAAGTCTACTGGCCAAATGCTGATCATCCAGGGTTTTTCCTGGCGATGGATCGTGATAAGAACGGACGCATCGATCAAAAGAACGAACTCTTTGGTGACAACAGCATCGACATCAATGGTTTTGAAGCACTCAGAAAGCTCGACACCAACAAAGATGGAATGATTGATGCCAAAGACAAGGACTTCCAGCGTCTGGTTCTTTGGAAGGACAAAAACGGCGACGGCGTTTCGCAAAAGTCCGAAATGTCCAAAGCCAGTCTGAAGTTGACTAAGATTTCGTTGAAGTATGAAAAGAACTTCGAGAGTCGTGGTAAGAACGCGGAAATTCGTGAACGCTCCAAGTTCTGGTACACCGATGCCAAAGGTAAAACCAAAACCGGGAAAATTTACGATATTTGGTTTGCACCTTACATCCAAACCAATCTAGCAGATACGAAATAA
- a CDS encoding type IV pilus modification PilV family protein, which produces MMKKSLFKNRDGQTIIEALVALGLISVIGLTFAGGMASLYKTSQQSLMAGSTDRQVSDIAENIKAGVQDYQVNFNYDQTKIDEFLPPDNLPMLWDIGRVAERGNCDTCEGSFGYIIQPYELYRGLYLVTLRMTHKSWAPEKFRDYTFVVSAK; this is translated from the coding sequence ATGATGAAAAAATCATTGTTCAAAAACAGGGACGGTCAAACTATCATCGAAGCCCTGGTGGCTTTGGGATTGATCTCAGTCATTGGGCTGACCTTTGCGGGTGGCATGGCATCTTTGTATAAGACTTCGCAACAAAGTTTGATGGCGGGTTCCACGGATCGCCAGGTTTCAGATATTGCTGAAAACATCAAAGCCGGTGTGCAGGACTATCAGGTGAATTTCAATTACGATCAAACCAAGATCGATGAATTCCTGCCTCCCGATAATCTTCCCATGCTGTGGGATATCGGGCGCGTGGCCGAGCGTGGGAACTGCGATACCTGTGAGGGAAGCTTCGGCTATATCATTCAGCCCTATGAACTTTACCGTGGACTTTATCTTGTGACTTTAAGAATGACCCATAAAAGCTGGGCACCGGAGAAATTCCGGGATTACACATTCGTGGTGAGTGCAAAATGA
- a CDS encoding ABC1 kinase family protein produces MDEKKSAKKQNSNAQQAKPETGLKKIKSSVFSRGLSIAKITLQTGASVASHGVTTVLKSKEFKEANWKKLLETQASNISVELGQLKGSLMKAGQMLSMYGEHFLPPEANEFLKSLQSDSPSLNWTAIDKRLKELLPQEKLDLLDIEKEALASASMGQVHRARIKATGELIVLKIQYPNVDKAIDSDLRALKTMLSTLKLIPKDFNTDSLFAEIREMLIQETDYLQEADATEDYHRRLDGDRRFVVPKVYREFSGPKILATSFERGLRADDPVIQSLAQERRNRLALNFLDLYFKEIFEWGVVQTDPHSGNYRIRIDPQGHDQLILLDFGATRTYDDSFLGPYRRMVKGSLFNQQKVFMDAALELGFVRATDSPELKAVFESFCYETVEPFIEHTDPRNTLGVIDAQGNYDWKNTDLPQRLSKKVFQIARQFSLRAPPREIIFLDRKTGGVFIFLSILKAKMRGRDVLLKHLNSVE; encoded by the coding sequence ATGGATGAGAAAAAGTCTGCCAAAAAACAAAATAGCAATGCGCAACAGGCAAAGCCCGAAACGGGTCTGAAAAAGATCAAGTCATCGGTTTTTTCCCGAGGACTGTCCATTGCAAAAATCACTTTGCAGACGGGAGCTTCCGTCGCCAGCCACGGTGTCACGACTGTTTTAAAATCCAAAGAGTTCAAAGAAGCCAATTGGAAAAAGCTTTTGGAAACTCAAGCCTCGAATATCAGCGTGGAACTAGGGCAACTCAAAGGCAGCCTTATGAAAGCAGGACAAATGCTTTCCATGTATGGCGAGCACTTTCTTCCACCCGAGGCCAACGAATTTTTAAAATCCCTGCAGTCAGACTCCCCATCCCTTAATTGGACGGCCATTGATAAGCGCCTGAAAGAACTTTTACCTCAGGAAAAGCTGGACTTACTGGATATTGAAAAGGAAGCCCTGGCATCGGCCTCCATGGGTCAGGTGCATCGCGCTCGCATCAAAGCCACGGGCGAGTTGATTGTTCTGAAAATTCAATATCCCAATGTGGATAAGGCCATCGACAGTGACTTGCGTGCTCTGAAAACCATGCTCTCAACCCTGAAACTGATTCCGAAGGATTTTAACACAGATTCTCTGTTTGCAGAAATTCGGGAGATGTTGATTCAGGAGACTGATTATCTTCAGGAAGCGGATGCCACCGAGGATTACCACCGGCGTTTAGACGGTGATCGTCGCTTTGTCGTACCAAAAGTGTATCGGGAGTTTTCAGGTCCGAAGATTCTTGCGACCTCCTTTGAGCGTGGCTTGCGAGCAGATGATCCGGTCATTCAAAGTCTGGCCCAGGAACGTCGCAATCGCCTGGCCTTGAATTTTCTGGATTTATATTTCAAAGAAATTTTTGAATGGGGCGTAGTTCAGACGGATCCCCACAGCGGGAACTACCGCATTCGCATTGACCCTCAGGGGCATGATCAGTTGATTCTGTTGGATTTTGGTGCAACCCGCACCTACGATGACTCTTTCCTGGGCCCCTATCGCCGCATGGTGAAGGGTTCATTATTCAATCAGCAAAAAGTATTCATGGATGCCGCCCTGGAGCTAGGTTTTGTTCGCGCGACAGACAGCCCGGAATTAAAAGCTGTGTTTGAGTCCTTCTGCTATGAAACTGTTGAGCCCTTTATTGAACACACAGATCCGCGCAACACCTTGGGCGTGATTGATGCCCAGGGAAATTATGACTGGAAAAACACGGATCTCCCGCAGCGTCTGTCCAAGAAGGTCTTCCAGATTGCCCGACAGTTTTCGCTGCGCGCCCCGCCTCGCGAAATCATTTTCCTGGATCGCAAGACCGGTGGTGTTTTTATATTCTTATCCATTTTAAAAGCCAAAATGCGCGGTCGCGACGTCTTGCTTAAACATCTGAACTCCGTGGAATAG
- a CDS encoding TlpA disulfide reductase family protein, whose product MLRALFILIALTLPFVSAASEGENKITVQWNSLPGESLNQHKIKFSELKGKVVVVDFWATWCEPCKEALPHYMEFHKKYKSKGLVILAVNEDDTVADRDAYLKKTPYPFPVFADPGRKMLETFGVAAIPTVFIFDRNMKPVTFVRGFDAKKAQAIEKAIQDLIVAK is encoded by the coding sequence ATGTTACGTGCTCTTTTTATCCTGATTGCTCTTACTCTGCCCTTCGTCTCCGCTGCGAGCGAAGGGGAAAACAAAATCACGGTGCAATGGAACTCCTTGCCCGGGGAATCCCTGAATCAGCACAAAATCAAATTTTCTGAGCTTAAAGGAAAAGTCGTGGTTGTGGATTTTTGGGCGACCTGGTGTGAGCCCTGCAAAGAGGCTTTGCCCCATTATATGGAGTTTCACAAAAAGTACAAATCCAAGGGACTGGTTATCTTGGCGGTGAATGAAGATGACACCGTGGCGGACCGGGATGCTTATTTAAAAAAGACTCCCTATCCATTCCCGGTTTTTGCGGATCCCGGCAGAAAAATGCTGGAGACTTTTGGCGTCGCTGCCATCCCCACCGTTTTTATCTTTGATAGAAACATGAAGCCTGTGACTTTCGTTCGCGGGTTTGATGCGAAGAAAGCACAGGCAATAGAAAAGGCTATTCAGGATTTAATCGTCGCGAAATAG
- a CDS encoding prepilin-type N-terminal cleavage/methylation domain-containing protein, giving the protein MMMRNQKGLTIVELMVGIGLSAIVILVVVAVQVQMAKEQTKLTRQLDDSIDQNLAERIIFKNLNGLEVSYNNIVVNDDNGNNFYDFYPDVTENVLVKRADREFTLSLSSGRSEFFVVTQDFASGPLLNYDPVWAYDVGADPGDPNKPASLTFNGAKSRKWISNEANGGRAGFWKDGNILFFDTPSRIRPLKNGEVDVLTPPRSPFYLGSIAAQAGDNLQNISGGVEKMFKMTQPYNGNAITSLDNFLRTLPSVGGGQTVVRARVVKIIKYYVEIDKNKNAANYDKQPLSLYAAEYRNGKWVTLTMLSDGVEKMVLRRDSVMKRMIYFKIHKVKKTKI; this is encoded by the coding sequence ATGATGATGCGCAATCAGAAAGGCTTAACAATAGTTGAACTCATGGTCGGGATAGGTTTATCCGCGATTGTGATTCTTGTTGTTGTCGCCGTGCAAGTACAGATGGCCAAAGAGCAAACGAAGCTGACTCGTCAGCTGGATGACTCTATTGACCAGAATCTGGCCGAGCGTATTATCTTTAAGAATCTCAATGGTCTTGAGGTTTCCTATAACAACATCGTGGTTAACGATGATAACGGAAACAATTTTTATGATTTCTATCCCGATGTCACAGAAAACGTTTTGGTCAAAAGAGCGGATCGCGAATTCACGCTGAGCCTCAGCTCCGGAAGATCCGAGTTCTTTGTGGTGACTCAGGACTTTGCTTCGGGGCCTTTGTTGAACTATGACCCGGTTTGGGCCTACGATGTGGGTGCGGATCCGGGAGATCCCAATAAGCCAGCTTCGTTGACTTTCAACGGTGCTAAAAGTCGTAAATGGATTTCCAACGAAGCCAACGGTGGTCGTGCAGGGTTTTGGAAGGATGGAAATATTTTGTTCTTCGATACGCCAAGCCGAATTCGCCCTTTGAAAAATGGCGAAGTGGATGTTTTAACTCCACCACGCAGTCCTTTCTATCTGGGTTCCATCGCCGCACAGGCAGGGGATAATCTGCAGAATATTTCCGGCGGTGTTGAGAAAATGTTTAAGATGACACAGCCATATAATGGCAATGCGATCACCAGCCTGGATAATTTCCTAAGAACACTTCCCTCAGTGGGTGGTGGTCAGACGGTTGTTCGCGCGCGGGTGGTGAAAATCATCAAGTACTATGTAGAGATTGATAAAAACAAAAATGCAGCTAATTACGATAAGCAACCGCTAAGCTTGTATGCTGCTGAATATCGAAATGGCAAATGGGTCACGCTGACCATGCTTTCGGACGGGGTCGAGAAAATGGTTCTTCGCCGCGACTCGGTCATGAAAAGAATGATTTATTTTAAGATTCATAAGGTTAAGAAAACCAAGATTTGA
- the adeD gene encoding adenine deaminase yields the protein MSLQNKKTQGIPRTELPTRLAQARGDEKVDILIKNIQILNVITGEIYPSVIAIGGEYIVGVGLEYADAPARRVIDGGGAFITPGFIDGHLHIESSMMSPFEFEAATLPLGTTTAICDPHEITNVMGARGFEWFLRCAEITKQNLFVQMSSCVPALPGFETTGSDFTLDEMKKLKNHPAVLGLAEMMNFPGVINADNSVLDKVEEFSDLNLDGHAPLLQGKALNAYLLAGIQNCHETVTLEEGREKLQKGMGLIIREGSVAKNLKTLAPLVSEFSSPQCLLCTDDRNPFEIAHEGHINFIIKELINTHKVPVHVAYRLATYSAAKHFGLKRLGLVAPGKRADLVLLKDLTQVSIKDVMIAGELVSELKLSDKVSEKLLKSNPPMENTIKRTPIKESDLPFPDTKGTYNVIEIVQNEIITKHLKCSFDGISFDQDDVLFMANIERYGQNLPAGLGFVRGTGLKSGALASSVAHDSHNIMVIGTNVADMCVAVNEIIRMGGGFVVADKGAVQASVELPIAGLLSLKSADEIKKGIETLKVAFKRQGVILEEPFIQMAFLALPVIPTLKLTDKGLVDVTQFKFIPLEATV from the coding sequence GTGTCTTTGCAGAACAAAAAAACTCAAGGCATTCCCCGCACCGAACTTCCCACTCGCCTGGCTCAGGCACGTGGTGATGAAAAAGTCGATATTCTGATTAAGAACATCCAAATTCTTAATGTCATCACTGGTGAAATTTATCCTTCGGTCATTGCCATCGGTGGTGAATACATCGTGGGCGTGGGCCTGGAATACGCTGACGCCCCGGCTCGTCGCGTGATTGATGGCGGCGGCGCCTTTATCACTCCCGGCTTCATCGATGGTCACTTGCACATTGAATCCTCGATGATGTCGCCTTTTGAGTTTGAAGCAGCAACTTTGCCACTGGGAACGACGACGGCAATCTGTGACCCTCACGAAATCACCAACGTCATGGGCGCGCGTGGATTTGAGTGGTTCTTAAGATGCGCAGAGATCACCAAACAAAACCTTTTCGTGCAAATGTCCTCCTGTGTCCCCGCTCTTCCGGGATTTGAAACCACGGGCTCGGATTTTACTTTGGATGAAATGAAGAAACTTAAAAATCATCCGGCCGTTTTAGGACTGGCCGAAATGATGAATTTCCCTGGCGTTATTAATGCTGACAACAGTGTTCTGGATAAGGTCGAAGAGTTTTCCGATCTGAATCTGGACGGTCACGCACCGCTATTGCAAGGCAAAGCCCTGAATGCCTATTTGCTTGCCGGAATTCAAAACTGCCACGAAACCGTGACATTGGAAGAAGGCCGCGAAAAATTGCAAAAAGGCATGGGTCTTATTATTCGCGAAGGCAGTGTAGCAAAGAACTTAAAAACCCTGGCTCCCTTGGTGAGTGAGTTCTCCTCTCCACAGTGTTTGTTATGCACAGATGATCGCAATCCCTTTGAGATTGCGCATGAAGGACATATCAATTTTATAATCAAAGAACTTATCAATACGCACAAAGTCCCAGTGCATGTGGCATACCGTTTGGCCACTTATTCAGCGGCAAAACACTTTGGTTTAAAACGTCTGGGGCTGGTGGCTCCAGGAAAACGCGCGGACCTGGTTTTGTTAAAGGATCTGACACAGGTTTCAATTAAGGACGTGATGATTGCGGGCGAGTTGGTTTCTGAGTTGAAGCTTTCAGATAAAGTTTCCGAGAAACTTTTAAAATCAAATCCCCCAATGGAAAACACCATCAAACGCACTCCCATTAAAGAGAGCGATTTGCCATTCCCTGACACGAAGGGCACCTATAACGTCATTGAAATCGTGCAGAACGAAATTATCACCAAGCATTTGAAATGTTCCTTTGACGGTATTTCCTTTGATCAGGATGACGTTTTGTTCATGGCCAATATTGAACGCTACGGACAAAATCTACCAGCGGGTTTGGGTTTTGTTCGCGGCACGGGTTTAAAATCCGGCGCCCTGGCAAGTTCGGTGGCCCACGACTCCCATAACATCATGGTGATTGGCACCAACGTCGCCGACATGTGTGTTGCGGTTAATGAAATCATTCGCATGGGCGGTGGCTTCGTCGTTGCCGACAAGGGTGCGGTTCAGGCTTCTGTAGAGTTGCCCATTGCAGGTCTTTTGAGTCTGAAAAGTGCTGATGAAATCAAAAAGGGAATTGAAACCTTAAAGGTCGCGTTCAAACGTCAGGGCGTGATTTTGGAAGAACCATTTATCCAAATGGCCTTCTTGGCACTTCCGGTGATTCCAACTTTAAAACTGACGGACAAGGGCTTGGTGGATGTGACTCAGTTTAAGTTCATCCCTCTGGAAGCAACTGTCTAA
- a CDS encoding TIGR01777 family oxidoreductase → MKVLITGATGLIGKELGKKLASDGHEITVISRSLSKAREVLPFPCDVVVGDLVQGPLHDKKLENIEAVINLVGEPVIGMRWTEEKKKNIFQSRVNATENLIKSLPGDLRVFVHGSAIGIYGHCGETILREDHQAGMDFLSEVSKEWERAASHAPGRKVFIRTSIVLAPHGGALEQMLFPFRAGVGGVLGDGKHWMSWIHIDDIVGLFAEALKNNDYVGPINGCSPHPVTNREFSEVLASSLNKKLGPAVPPIALKALFGEASEVVLSSIRGSAEKAMALGYEFQYPTLRNALENICSAYKEGEEVFYAEQFVPQPPEKLFPFFRDPHNLEAITPPSLNFNIQSVSTAEIEQGTLINYKLKIRGIPASWVTEIDEWKPPFRFVDNQKKGPYQLWHHTHEFKPFLGGTLMIDRVRYKLPLGYLGWLTASKMVRKDVEEIFKFRRGYIARMDTPRKP, encoded by the coding sequence ATGAAGGTACTCATCACTGGAGCCACAGGACTGATCGGAAAAGAACTTGGTAAAAAACTTGCCTCTGACGGACATGAGATCACGGTGATCAGTCGCAGTCTTAGCAAGGCCCGCGAGGTGTTGCCGTTTCCCTGTGACGTGGTGGTCGGTGATCTGGTCCAGGGGCCCTTGCACGATAAAAAACTTGAAAACATCGAAGCCGTTATCAATTTGGTTGGCGAACCTGTCATAGGCATGCGCTGGACAGAGGAGAAAAAGAAAAACATTTTTCAATCCCGGGTGAATGCCACAGAGAATCTTATAAAATCCTTGCCTGGTGACCTGAGAGTTTTTGTTCATGGCTCAGCGATAGGTATTTATGGTCATTGTGGTGAAACAATTTTGCGCGAAGATCATCAAGCGGGAATGGATTTTCTTTCCGAGGTCTCCAAAGAATGGGAGCGGGCTGCAAGTCATGCTCCAGGTCGCAAGGTTTTTATTCGCACCAGTATTGTCTTGGCTCCGCACGGTGGTGCCCTGGAACAAATGCTTTTCCCGTTCAGAGCCGGTGTGGGTGGTGTCCTAGGGGATGGCAAGCACTGGATGAGTTGGATTCATATCGACGATATCGTGGGTCTTTTTGCAGAAGCACTTAAGAACAATGATTATGTCGGACCGATCAACGGGTGTTCGCCACATCCCGTGACGAATCGCGAATTTTCAGAAGTCCTTGCAAGCTCTCTGAATAAAAAACTTGGACCCGCGGTGCCGCCGATTGCTTTGAAGGCTTTGTTTGGAGAAGCATCTGAAGTCGTGCTGAGCTCAATTCGCGGTTCAGCAGAAAAGGCGATGGCCTTGGGCTATGAGTTTCAATATCCGACTCTGCGAAACGCCTTGGAGAATATTTGTTCAGCCTACAAAGAGGGCGAGGAAGTATTTTACGCTGAGCAATTTGTGCCCCAGCCTCCCGAGAAGCTGTTTCCGTTCTTCAGAGATCCCCACAATCTGGAAGCCATCACTCCGCCGAGTTTGAATTTTAATATTCAAAGCGTTTCGACAGCCGAGATCGAGCAGGGGACGTTGATAAACTATAAGCTAAAAATTCGTGGCATCCCGGCAAGCTGGGTCACAGAGATCGACGAGTGGAAACCACCGTTTCGTTTTGTTGATAACCAAAAGAAAGGCCCCTATCAGCTGTGGCATCACACCCATGAATTCAAACCATTCCTGGGTGGGACTCTGATGATTGACCGGGTTCGCTATAAATTACCGCTGGGGTATTTGGGCTGGCTGACGGCCAGTAAGATGGTCCGCAAGGATGTGGAGGAGATCTTTAAATTCCGTCGCGGTTACATCGCCCGGATGGATACTCCCCGCAAGCCTTAG